The genomic DNA GCATTTAGGAAAGCTTATTCATGGTGTTTATATGACAGAGGAGCAACGTGTAGTTTTGAATCAGTTTGTAAAGCTAGTTGAGGAAGAACAGCCTGATGCGGTTATCCTTGCTGGCGACGTATATGATCGTTCCGTTCCGCCGATCGATGCTGTAGAGCTTTTAAATGATATTATGTTTAAAATAAATGTTGAATTAAAGATACCAGTTCTATCGATTGCTGGAAATCACGACAGTCCAGAGCGGCTGTCATTCGGAAATTCGTGGTATCGACAAAGTCAATTTTATTTAATGGGGAAATTAGAAAAAGACATTCAGCCGATACATATTAACGGGGTAAATTTCTATCTCCTTCCATATACTGAACCGGGAATCGTTCGCCACCTCTTCGACAATCAATCCATCCATTCCCATCAAGACGCAATGAAGGCATTAGTGAACGAAATTGAAAAAACATTAAATCCGAACGAACCGAATGTTTTCGTTGGCCATGCTTTCGTCTTAGGTGGAAAAGAAACAGATTCAGAGAGAACTCTCTCGATAGGAGGTTCTGGCTGTGTAACAGCTGATGTATTTGCACC from Bacillus aquiflavi includes the following:
- a CDS encoding exonuclease SbcCD subunit D; amino-acid sequence: MKFIHTADWHLGKLIHGVYMTEEQRVVLNQFVKLVEEEQPDAVILAGDVYDRSVPPIDAVELLNDIMFKINVELKIPVLSIAGNHDSPERLSFGNSWYRQSQFYLMGKLEKDIQPIHINGVNFYLLPYTEPGIVRHLFDNQSIHSHQDAMKALVNEIEKTLNPNEPNVFVGHAFVLGGKETDSERTLSIGGSGCVTADVFAPFSYTALGHLHSPDAIKHDTIYYSGSLLKYSFSEARQRKSISIIDMKDDGSFDLRFRSLQPHHDMREIEGYLDELLDPSYDEKENVNDYLKVTLLDEGTIIDPINKLRQVYPNVLHLERKIDLINLKKRHSVHSIKAEKKSEIELFQLFYEQMTTEEFTEEKRAVMTSVINKVLQEEGAK